In Salvelinus alpinus chromosome 20, SLU_Salpinus.1, whole genome shotgun sequence, a genomic segment contains:
- the LOC139546317 gene encoding probable G-protein coupled receptor 82 isoform X1 codes for MENTSQPFPPVSNTFYLNPSSISAITTFPVPPLCPSFTTRFILPSLYTLLFLTGLPGNALSLWVFLRRIPTQTSTHVYLFHLGLSNLCLSLTTPFLAAYYSQGPVWPALSPLCQLVLHGVTPIQQINIYISVFILTWVALSRFATLIQHTHASRPSTCTTLLPHAFFTRLRRVRFAKAVCAWAWGMVVLATVPVTVYYSVKETKVDVGSEDGERGGWGEEKRGRVCYSVAMEMGGSLSRGANVVSIVIFFICFLLVLTSYMAVARHIWRSRRCAVVNGSQRLLGRVFRNIVVIQVVLIVCMLPYHIFKSIFISLVQHQADPATTIMGPCHPLSAIVEVKNFLLCLTTLRSSVDPVMYFLLDKTFHRQVMLLLRLHPQKPSSQSSGGATTQVTTRANPIGGRLEVGVIGVRGHGKSYTL; via the exons ATGGAGAACACATCCCAACCCTTCCCACCTGTGTCCAACACCTTCTACCTcaatccctcctccatctctgccaTAACCACCTTCCCTGTCCCTCCCCTCTGCCCCTCCTTCACCACCCGCttcatcctcccctccctctacacCCTCCTCTTCCTTACGGGTCTCCCGggcaatgctctctctctctgggtgttcCTGAGGCGTATTCCCACCCAGACCTCCACCCATGTCTACCTGTTCCACCTGGGCCTGTCCAACCTGTGCCTCTCCCTCACCACCCCCTTCCTGGCAGCCTACTACTCACAG GGTCCAGTTTGGCCGGCGTTGAGCCCCCTGTGCCAGCTGGTCCTCCATGGGGTCACCCCCATTCAGCAGATCAACATCTACATCAGTGTCTTTATCCTGACCTGGGTGGCGCTCAGCCGCTTCGCCACCCTCATCCAGCACACCCACGCAAGCCGCCCCAGCACCTGCACCACCTTGCTACCCCATGCCTTCTTCACCAGGCTGAGACGGGTGAGGTTCGCCAAGGCCGTGTGCGCCTGGGCCTGGGGGATGGTGGTGTTGGCCACAGTACCCGTGACAGTTTACTATTCAGTGAAGGAGACGAAGGTGGATGTAGGgagtgaggatggagagagaggaggatggggtgaggagaagagggggagggtgTGTTACAGTGTGGCAATGGAGATGGGGGGAAGCCTGTCGAGGGGGGCGAATGTGGTGTCCATTGTGATCTTTTTCATCTGTTTCCTGCTGGTGCTGACATCGTATATGGCGGTGGCGAGGCATATATGGAGGTCGCGTCGGTGTGCCGTTGTCAACGGTTCCCAGAGACTGCTGGGAAGAGTGTTCCGAAACATCGTGGTGATCCAG gtGGTTCTGATAGTGTGCATGTTGCCTTACCACATCTTCAAGTCCATCTTTATCTCCCTAGTCCAGCACCAAGCTGACCCAGCCACCACCATTATGGGGCCCTGCCATCCTCTCTCTGCCATCGTTGAG GTCAAGAACTTCCTGCTTTGTCTCACCACGCTGAGGAGTTCGGTCGACCCGGTGATGTACTTCTTGTTGGACAAGACCTTCCACAGACAGGTCATGTTACTGCTTAGGCTCCACCCACAGAAGCCCAGCAGCCAATCATCCGGCGGGGCCACCACGCAGGTTACCACCAGAGCCAATCCAATTGGTGGGAGGTTGGAGGTTGGTGTcataggggtcaggggtcatggaAAGAGTTACACTCTGTGA
- the LOC139546317 gene encoding probable G-protein coupled receptor 82 isoform X2, whose protein sequence is MENTSQPFPPVSNTFYLNPSSISAITTFPVPPLCPSFTTRFILPSLYTLLFLTGLPGNALSLWVFLRRIPTQTSTHVYLFHLGLSNLCLSLTTPFLAAYYSQGPVWPALSPLCQLVLHGVTPIQQINIYISVFILTWVALSRFATLIQHTHASRPSTCTTLLPHAFFTRLRRVRFAKAVCAWAWGMVVLATVPVTVYYSVKETKVDVGSEDGERGGWGEEKRGRVCYSVAMEMGGSLSRGANVVSIVIFFICFLLVLTSYMAVARHIWRSRRCAVVNGSQRLLGRVFRNIVVIQVVLIVCMLPYHIFKSIFISLVQHQADPATTIMGPCHPLSAIVEVNNTFI, encoded by the exons ATGGAGAACACATCCCAACCCTTCCCACCTGTGTCCAACACCTTCTACCTcaatccctcctccatctctgccaTAACCACCTTCCCTGTCCCTCCCCTCTGCCCCTCCTTCACCACCCGCttcatcctcccctccctctacacCCTCCTCTTCCTTACGGGTCTCCCGggcaatgctctctctctctgggtgttcCTGAGGCGTATTCCCACCCAGACCTCCACCCATGTCTACCTGTTCCACCTGGGCCTGTCCAACCTGTGCCTCTCCCTCACCACCCCCTTCCTGGCAGCCTACTACTCACAG GGTCCAGTTTGGCCGGCGTTGAGCCCCCTGTGCCAGCTGGTCCTCCATGGGGTCACCCCCATTCAGCAGATCAACATCTACATCAGTGTCTTTATCCTGACCTGGGTGGCGCTCAGCCGCTTCGCCACCCTCATCCAGCACACCCACGCAAGCCGCCCCAGCACCTGCACCACCTTGCTACCCCATGCCTTCTTCACCAGGCTGAGACGGGTGAGGTTCGCCAAGGCCGTGTGCGCCTGGGCCTGGGGGATGGTGGTGTTGGCCACAGTACCCGTGACAGTTTACTATTCAGTGAAGGAGACGAAGGTGGATGTAGGgagtgaggatggagagagaggaggatggggtgaggagaagagggggagggtgTGTTACAGTGTGGCAATGGAGATGGGGGGAAGCCTGTCGAGGGGGGCGAATGTGGTGTCCATTGTGATCTTTTTCATCTGTTTCCTGCTGGTGCTGACATCGTATATGGCGGTGGCGAGGCATATATGGAGGTCGCGTCGGTGTGCCGTTGTCAACGGTTCCCAGAGACTGCTGGGAAGAGTGTTCCGAAACATCGTGGTGATCCAG gtGGTTCTGATAGTGTGCATGTTGCCTTACCACATCTTCAAGTCCATCTTTATCTCCCTAGTCCAGCACCAAGCTGACCCAGCCACCACCATTATGGGGCCCTGCCATCCTCTCTCTGCCATCGTTGAGGTCAACAACACTTTCATATAA
- the LOC139547247 gene encoding probable G-protein coupled receptor 34 has translation MIPDPREHCHLDDSSLRIPLAVLYSVLFVLVLTGNILALWVFLYVHSKNNSVRVSLINVALADLLLVICLPFRVLYHSKANRWELGPTLCKVVGNLFYMNMYISITLLGLISVDRYLKIQRHAGGQYRLKATRWSSAICGTIWALALASVIPMILLSEGNEESDQGKAYFNLFLVATFWLVFVCLVVSYGKIGLNLLRLSREKPDFPNAPRYIRTARKSFFVLFLFTVCFVPYHMVLITKPMK, from the exons ATGATCCCTGACCCCAGGGAACACTGTCACCTTGACGACAGCTCCCTCCGGATCCCTCTAGCTGTCCTTTACTCAGTCCTCTTCGTCTTGGTCTTGACCGGCAACATCCTGGCTCTCTGGGTCTTTCTATATGTCCACTCCAAAAAtaactctgtcagagtgtccCTCATCAACGTAGCTTTAGCCGACCTGCTACTGGTCATCTGTCTTCCATTCAGAGTGCTCTACCACAGTAAAGCAAACCGCTGGGAGCTGGGCCCCACCCTCTGTAAGGTAGTGGGGAACCTCTTCTATATGAACATGTACATCAGTATCACCTTATTAGGGTTGATCAGTGTGGATCGCTATCTGAAGATCCAGCGTCACGCCGGGGGCCAGTACCGCCTCAAGGCCACCAGATGGAGCTCTGCCATCTGTGGGACGATCTGGGCCCTGGCCCTTGCCTCCGTCATACCCATGATTCTCCTCTCAGAGGGCAACGAGGAGTCTGATCAA GGGAAGGCCTACTTCAACCTCTTCCTGGTTGCCACGTTCTGGCTCGTGTTCGTCTGCCTTGTGGTGTCTTATGGGAAAATCGGCCTCAATTTGCTGAGGTTGTCGAGAGAGAAACCGGACTTCCCCAACGCACCCCGCTACATCCGCACCGCCAGGAAGTCGTTCTTCGTCCTCTTCCTGTTTACCGTCTGCTTCGTCCCTTATCACATGGTCCTTATCACAAAGCCAATGAAGTGA